Genomic segment of Rubrivirga sp. SAORIC476:
GCCCGCCTCGGCACTGTGGTGTCCGAACTGCCCGCCGCGCGGGCGGCGCTGTTCGACGGCGTCGAGCGGATGCGGGCCGACGCCATGGAGGCGGGCGTGCTGGTGGCCGAGGCCCTCGCCGACCGGATCGCCGCCGCCGGGGCCTGAGCGTGCTGCGCCGCCTCTTCAAGCAGAGCAGCATCTACGCCGTCGCCAGCGTCACCTCGAAGCTGACGGGCTTCATCCTGCTGGCCTACTACGGCGACCCGGACATCCTGCCGAAGGCCGACTTCGGCTACCTCGGTGCGCTCGACGCCGCCAAGATGTTCGTGCTGCTGGTGGCGGGCGTCGGGCTGCCGCTGGGCATCCTGCGGTTCGCGTCGTCGCCGCAGTTGACCGAGGCCGAGCGGGCGGCCGTCCCGGCGACGGCGCTGGGCGTGGCCCTCGTGGCGGGGGGGCTGACGATGGCCGCCGGGTGGGGGCTGGCGCCGCTCGCCTCGGAGGCGCTGTTCGGCACCGCCGCCCGTGCGGACGCCATCCGCTGGCTGGCCGTCTTCGTGGGCTTCAAGACGGTCTCCGACGTGTCGTATACGGTGCTCCGGCAGCGCGAAAAGGCCGGCGCGTTCGTGCTGATCGGCGTCGTCGAGTCGCTCCTGCTGGTGGCCGCCGTAGTGTTCTTCCTGATCCGCGGGGAGGGGCTGACGGGCGTGATGAAGGGCTACGCGGTGTCCGCGGCGACCATCGCCTTCGTGGTGACGCCGATGCTGTGGCTGCGGGTCGAGCGGCGGGTGGACGCGAGCCTGGTCGGGCGGATGCTGGCGTTTGGGCTGCCGCTGATCGCGTCCGGCTTCGCGTCGCGCTTCCTCAACATCGGCGACCGGTTCGTGCTGCTGGCGATGAAGGGGCCCGAGGCGGCGGCGGTCTACGAGTGGGCAGCGCGCTTCGGCGGCGTCGTGAACACGTTCCTGGTGCAGAGCTTCGTGCTGGCGTTCACGGTGCTGGGCATGAAGGCGCTCGACGAGAGCGGCTCGCCGGACCTCCACCGCCAGTCGTTTCGCCACTTCGCGGCGCTCGCCGGGTGGGTCACCCTCGGCCTCGGCCTGTTCGTGGCCGACGTCAGCCGCGTGCTCACCGACGACCCGGACTTCATCGGCACCGAGGCGGTCGTGCTGCTGATCGCGGGCGGGTTCGCGTTCTACGGGCTGTACTACGTCGTCGTGAACGTGCTCTACGTCGCCGGGCGGACGCGCGCTGTGGCGGTTTCAGTGGGTGGCGCGGCCCTCCTGAACCTGCTCCTGAACCTGCTCCTCATCCCGTCGATGGGCATCGCCGGTGCGGCCGTGGCGACGCTGGCCGCCTACGCCACACTCGCCATCGTGACCGCGCGGATGGGGCAGGCCTCGACGCCGGTCGCCTACCCGTGGATGGCGCTGGTCTGGGTGAGCGCGCTCGTCGGCGGACTGTTCCTGTTTGCCCAGCCGTCGGCCGACTGGGCCTTCGAGCCTCGCTTCGGGCTCCGCGTGGTGCTCGCGGCCCTCTACGTGCCGGGGCTGTTCGTCGTCGGGGTGTACCGGCGCGACGACCTGGCGCGAGCGGTCTCGCTGGTGCGCCGTCGGGAGCAGGCCGGGAGCACCCCCGAGGCGGACCCTCCGCCCGGCCCACCGGACGCGACGTGACGGCGGGGCGACCGTCGTAGATTGTCGGCCCGGCGCCTCGGAGCGCCGCCCCCCACATTCAACACAGAGATCCCATGCCCAACGGAGACATCGGCGCCGCGCTCGGAATGGTCGAGACGCGAGGCCTCGTCGGCGCCATCGAGGCGGCCGACGCCATGGTGAAGGCCGCCCGCGTCAACCTGATCGGAAAGGAGCAGATCGGCGGCGGCTTCGTCACCGTGATGGTCCGCGGCGACGTCGGCGCGGTCAAGGCCGCTACGGACGCCGGTGCTGCCGCCGCCGAGCGCGTCGGCGAGCTCGTGTCGGTGCACGTGATCCCGCGCCCGCACACGGAGGTCGAGGCGATCCTCCCGAGCGCGTAACCCGATGGCCG
This window contains:
- a CDS encoding lipopolysaccharide biosynthesis protein, which produces MLRRLFKQSSIYAVASVTSKLTGFILLAYYGDPDILPKADFGYLGALDAAKMFVLLVAGVGLPLGILRFASSPQLTEAERAAVPATALGVALVAGGLTMAAGWGLAPLASEALFGTAARADAIRWLAVFVGFKTVSDVSYTVLRQREKAGAFVLIGVVESLLLVAAVVFFLIRGEGLTGVMKGYAVSAATIAFVVTPMLWLRVERRVDASLVGRMLAFGLPLIASGFASRFLNIGDRFVLLAMKGPEAAAVYEWAARFGGVVNTFLVQSFVLAFTVLGMKALDESGSPDLHRQSFRHFAALAGWVTLGLGLFVADVSRVLTDDPDFIGTEAVVLLIAGGFAFYGLYYVVVNVLYVAGRTRAVAVSVGGAALLNLLLNLLLIPSMGIAGAAVATLAAYATLAIVTARMGQASTPVAYPWMALVWVSALVGGLFLFAQPSADWAFEPRFGLRVVLAALYVPGLFVVGVYRRDDLARAVSLVRRREQAGSTPEADPPPGPPDAT
- the eutM gene encoding ethanolamine utilization microcompartment protein EutM encodes the protein MPNGDIGAALGMVETRGLVGAIEAADAMVKAARVNLIGKEQIGGGFVTVMVRGDVGAVKAATDAGAAAAERVGELVSVHVIPRPHTEVEAILPSA